A region from the Streptomyces tsukubensis genome encodes:
- a CDS encoding TetR family transcriptional regulator → MAQPADPPRRTTRPKSTADAPESAAGTRAAAQKLKMRRELAAAAMELFATKGYEATTVDEIAAAAGVARRTFFRHFRSKEEAIFPDHDDTLVRAEAVLNAAPPHEHPLDTVCRGIKEVMRMYAASPAVSVERYRLTREVPTLREREIASVARYERLFTRYLLGHFDERDHHDGNDDPLLAEVAASAVVTAHNHVLRRWLRAGGQGDVEGQLDHAFAIVRDTFGTGIMAAGRAPGTEAPAALIATVTEPHEEVLVAVARTDAPLPDVMRTIERALRSRSASRGGASR, encoded by the coding sequence ATGGCCCAGCCCGCTGATCCCCCTCGTCGTACGACCCGTCCCAAGAGCACCGCGGACGCGCCCGAGAGCGCCGCGGGCACCCGTGCGGCCGCGCAGAAACTGAAGATGCGCCGCGAACTGGCGGCGGCGGCGATGGAACTCTTCGCCACCAAGGGGTACGAGGCGACGACCGTCGACGAGATCGCGGCGGCGGCCGGGGTCGCCCGGCGCACGTTCTTCCGGCACTTCCGCTCCAAGGAAGAGGCCATCTTCCCGGACCACGACGACACCCTGGTGCGCGCGGAGGCCGTCCTGAACGCGGCCCCGCCGCACGAGCACCCGCTCGACACCGTCTGCCGCGGCATCAAGGAAGTCATGCGGATGTACGCGGCATCCCCGGCGGTCTCCGTCGAACGCTACCGGCTGACCCGCGAGGTGCCGACGCTGCGGGAGCGGGAGATCGCCTCCGTGGCCAGGTACGAGCGGCTGTTCACCCGCTATCTGCTGGGCCACTTCGACGAGCGCGACCACCACGACGGCAACGACGACCCGCTGCTCGCGGAAGTCGCCGCGTCCGCCGTGGTCACCGCGCACAACCACGTCCTGCGGCGGTGGCTGCGGGCGGGCGGCCAGGGCGATGTCGAAGGACAGCTCGACCACGCGTTCGCGATCGTCCGGGACACCTTCGGTACGGGGATCATGGCGGCCGGGCGGGCCCCCGGCACCGAGGCCCCCGCGGCGCTGATCGCGACGGTGACGGAGCCGCACGAGGAGGTCCTGGTGGCGGTGGCCCGCACGGACGCGCCGCTCCCGGACGTGATGCGCACGATCGAACGCGCCCTGCGAAGCCGGAGCGCCTCCCGCGGGGGCGCCTCCCGCTGA
- the ccrA gene encoding crotonyl-CoA carboxylase/reductase: MKEILDAISSADATPADFAALAVPESYRAVTVHKDEAEMFAGLPSRDKDPRKSLHVEDVAVPELGPGEALVAVMASSVNYNSVWTSIFEPLSTFGFLERYGRVSELTRRHDLPYHVIGSDLAGVVLRTGPGVNAWKPGDEVVAHCLSVELESSDGHNDTMLDPEQRIWGFETNFGGLAELALVKSNQLMPKPAHLSWEEAAAPGLVNSTAYRQLVSRNGARMKQGDNVLIWGASGGLGSYATQFALAGGANPICVVSSDRKADICRSMGAEAIIDRSAEDYRFWKDERSQDPREWKRFGARIRELTGGEDVDIVFEHPGRETFGASVYVTRKGGTIVTCASTSGYQHEYDNRYLWMSLKRIIGSHFANYREAWEANRLIAKGKIHPTLSKVYPLAETGQAAHDVHRNAHQGKVGVLCLAPREGMGVRDEETRARHLGAINRFRNV; this comes from the coding sequence GTGAAGGAAATCCTGGACGCGATCTCGTCGGCGGATGCGACGCCGGCGGACTTCGCCGCCCTCGCAGTCCCCGAGTCCTACCGCGCGGTGACCGTGCACAAGGACGAAGCCGAGATGTTCGCCGGCCTGCCGAGCCGGGACAAGGACCCCCGTAAGTCGCTGCATGTCGAAGACGTCGCGGTGCCCGAACTCGGGCCCGGTGAGGCGCTCGTCGCCGTGATGGCCAGCTCCGTCAACTACAACTCCGTGTGGACGTCGATCTTCGAGCCGCTGTCCACCTTCGGCTTCCTGGAGCGCTACGGGCGCGTCAGCGAACTCACCCGGCGGCACGATCTGCCGTACCACGTCATCGGCTCGGACCTGGCGGGCGTCGTCCTGCGCACCGGGCCCGGGGTGAACGCCTGGAAACCGGGGGACGAGGTCGTCGCCCACTGTCTGTCGGTGGAGCTGGAGTCCTCGGACGGGCACAACGACACCATGCTCGACCCCGAGCAGCGGATCTGGGGCTTCGAGACCAACTTCGGCGGCCTCGCCGAACTCGCGCTGGTCAAGTCGAACCAGCTGATGCCCAAGCCAGCCCATCTGTCCTGGGAGGAGGCCGCGGCGCCGGGGCTGGTGAACTCCACCGCGTACCGCCAGCTGGTCTCCCGCAACGGCGCCCGGATGAAGCAGGGCGACAACGTCCTGATCTGGGGTGCGAGCGGCGGGCTCGGCTCGTACGCCACCCAGTTCGCGCTCGCCGGGGGCGCCAACCCGATCTGTGTGGTCTCCAGCGACCGCAAGGCGGACATCTGCCGGTCGATGGGCGCGGAGGCGATCATCGACCGGAGCGCCGAGGACTACCGGTTCTGGAAGGACGAGCGGTCGCAGGACCCGCGTGAGTGGAAGCGGTTCGGCGCCCGGATCCGTGAGCTGACCGGCGGCGAGGACGTCGACATCGTCTTCGAGCACCCCGGCCGGGAGACCTTCGGGGCCTCCGTGTACGTCACCCGCAAGGGCGGCACGATCGTCACCTGCGCCTCGACCTCGGGCTATCAGCACGAGTACGACAACCGCTACCTCTGGATGTCGCTGAAGCGGATCATCGGCTCCCACTTCGCCAACTACCGGGAGGCGTGGGAGGCCAACCGGCTGATCGCCAAGGGGAAGATCCACCCCACGCTGTCGAAGGTGTACCCCCTGGCGGAGACCGGCCAGGCGGCGCACGACGTCCACCGCAACGCCCACCAGGGCAAGGTCGGCGTCCTCTGTCTGGCACCCCGTGAGGGCATGGGTGTGCGGGACGAGGAGACGCGCGCCCGGCACCTCGGCGCCATCAACCGGTTCCGCAATGTCTGA
- a CDS encoding MaoC family dehydratase: MQFGRTFEEFEVGAVYKHWPGKTVTEYDDHLFCLLTMNHHPLHLDAHYAEGSTDFGRNVVVGNYVYSLLLGMSVPDVSGKAIANLEVESLRHVAPTFHGDTVYGETTVLGKTPSRSKDDRGIVHVETRGYKQDGTLVCVFRRKVMVPTETYVKERGGDQPGRPEPVERGER, encoded by the coding sequence ATGCAGTTCGGCCGCACCTTTGAGGAGTTCGAGGTCGGCGCCGTGTACAAGCACTGGCCCGGCAAGACGGTCACCGAGTACGACGACCATCTGTTCTGTCTGCTGACCATGAACCACCATCCGCTCCATCTCGACGCGCACTACGCGGAGGGTTCGACGGACTTCGGGCGGAACGTGGTCGTGGGCAACTATGTCTACTCGCTGCTGCTGGGCATGTCGGTACCCGATGTGTCGGGCAAGGCGATCGCCAATCTGGAGGTCGAGTCGCTCCGGCATGTGGCGCCGACCTTCCACGGCGACACGGTCTACGGCGAGACGACCGTTCTCGGCAAGACCCCGTCGAGGTCGAAGGACGACCGCGGGATCGTGCACGTGGAGACCAGGGGCTACAAGCAGGACGGCACTCTCGTCTGTGTCTTCCGGCGCAAGGTGATGGTTCCCACGGAGACGTATGTAAAGGAGCGGGGCGGCGACCAGCCGGGCCGCCCGGAGCCGGTGGAGCGGGGGGAGCGGTGA
- a CDS encoding HpcH/HpaI aldolase/citrate lyase family protein — protein sequence MNRFSAERPLRPRRSCLAVPGSNPRFLEKAQQLAADQVFLDLEDACAPLAKPEARHTIVKFLNEGDWGTKTRVVRVNDWTTEWTYRDVVTVVEGAGANLDCIMLPKVQDAQQIVALDLLLTQIEKTMGFEAGRIGIEAQIENAAGLVNVDAIAAASPRLETIVFGPADFMASINMRTLVVGEQPPGYPADAYHYILMRILMAARMHGLQAIDGPYLQIRNVDGFREVAGRAAALGYDGKWVLHPGQVEAANEVFSPSQEDFDHAELILDAYAWHTSDAGGRKGSAMLGDEMIDEASRKMALVVSGKGRAAGMSRTSSFTPPEG from the coding sequence ATGAACCGCTTCTCCGCCGAACGGCCGCTGCGGCCCCGCCGTTCCTGTCTCGCGGTGCCCGGTTCCAATCCGCGGTTCCTGGAGAAGGCCCAGCAGCTCGCGGCCGACCAGGTCTTCCTGGACCTGGAGGACGCCTGTGCCCCGCTGGCGAAGCCGGAGGCCCGGCACACGATCGTGAAGTTCCTGAACGAGGGGGACTGGGGGACGAAGACCCGGGTGGTCCGGGTCAACGACTGGACCACCGAGTGGACGTACCGCGACGTGGTGACGGTCGTCGAGGGCGCGGGCGCGAACCTGGACTGCATCATGCTGCCGAAGGTGCAGGACGCCCAGCAGATCGTGGCCCTGGACCTGCTGCTGACCCAGATCGAAAAGACGATGGGCTTCGAGGCCGGCCGGATCGGTATCGAGGCGCAAATCGAAAACGCCGCGGGGCTGGTGAACGTGGACGCCATCGCCGCCGCCTCGCCCCGGCTGGAGACGATCGTCTTCGGCCCGGCGGACTTCATGGCGTCCATCAATATGCGGACGCTGGTCGTGGGCGAGCAGCCGCCGGGCTATCCGGCGGACGCCTACCACTACATCCTGATGCGGATCCTGATGGCCGCCCGGATGCACGGCCTCCAGGCGATCGACGGCCCCTACCTCCAGATCCGCAATGTGGACGGCTTCCGCGAGGTGGCCGGGCGGGCGGCGGCCCTGGGCTACGACGGCAAGTGGGTGCTGCACCCGGGGCAGGTCGAGGCGGCGAACGAGGTCTTCTCGCCGTCCCAGGAGGACTTCGACCACGCCGAGCTGATCCTCGACGCCTATGCCTGGCACACCTCGGACGCGGGCGGCCGCAAGGGTTCGGCGATGCTCGGCGACGAGATGATCGACGAGGCCAGCCGGAAGATGGCGCTCGTCGTCTCCGGTAAGGGCCGGGCCGCCGGAATGTCCCGTACCAGCTCCTTCACACCCCCGGAGGGATGA
- a CDS encoding acyl-CoA dehydrogenase family protein: MARLGQTYGLTDVQREILGTVRDFVDKEILPVATELEHRDEYPAQIVEGLKELGLFGLMIPEEYGGLGESLLTYALCVEELSRGWMSVSGIVNTHFIVAYMLKQHGTAEQRDAFLPRMAAGEVRGAFSMSEPGLGSDVSAITSKAVRDGDEYVLTGQKMWLTNGGTSSLVAVLVRSDEGHPEGTAPHKSMTTFLVEKEPGFGEVKPGLTIPGKIEKMGYKGVDTTEMIMDGLRVPADRVLGGATGRGFYQMMDGVEVGRVNVAARGCGVAQRAFELGISYAQQRRTFGKQIAHHQAVQFKLAEMATKVEAAHAMMVNAARKKDSGERNDLEAGMAKYLASEYCKEVVEDAFRIHGGYGFSKEYEIERLYREAPMLLIGEGTAEIQKMIIGRRLLEEYRIQG, from the coding sequence ATGGCACGGCTGGGGCAGACGTACGGGCTGACGGACGTCCAGCGGGAGATCCTGGGGACGGTCCGGGACTTCGTCGACAAGGAGATCCTGCCGGTCGCGACCGAGCTGGAGCACCGGGACGAGTATCCGGCGCAGATCGTGGAGGGCCTGAAGGAGCTGGGCCTGTTCGGGCTGATGATCCCGGAGGAGTACGGGGGTCTTGGCGAGTCCCTGCTGACCTACGCCCTCTGTGTGGAGGAGCTGTCCCGGGGCTGGATGTCGGTGTCGGGCATCGTGAACACCCATTTCATCGTCGCGTACATGCTCAAGCAGCACGGCACGGCGGAGCAGCGGGACGCCTTCCTGCCGAGGATGGCTGCGGGCGAGGTGCGGGGCGCGTTCTCGATGTCGGAGCCGGGGCTGGGCTCCGATGTGTCCGCGATCACCTCCAAGGCGGTGCGGGACGGCGACGAGTACGTACTGACCGGCCAGAAGATGTGGCTGACCAACGGAGGCACCTCGTCCCTGGTCGCCGTGCTGGTGCGCAGTGACGAAGGCCACCCGGAGGGCACGGCGCCGCATAAGTCGATGACGACCTTCCTGGTGGAGAAGGAGCCCGGCTTCGGCGAGGTCAAACCGGGGCTCACCATCCCCGGCAAGATCGAAAAGATGGGCTACAAGGGTGTCGACACCACCGAGATGATCATGGACGGGCTGCGGGTGCCCGCGGACCGGGTGCTCGGCGGGGCCACGGGCCGGGGCTTCTACCAGATGATGGACGGCGTCGAGGTGGGCCGGGTCAATGTCGCCGCCCGTGGCTGCGGGGTCGCGCAGCGCGCCTTCGAGCTGGGGATCTCGTACGCCCAGCAGCGCCGGACCTTCGGCAAGCAGATCGCCCACCACCAGGCGGTTCAGTTCAAACTGGCCGAAATGGCTACCAAGGTCGAGGCGGCCCATGCCATGATGGTGAATGCTGCACGCAAAAAGGACTCCGGGGAGCGAAACGACCTGGAGGCCGGGATGGCCAAGTATCTGGCGTCGGAGTACTGCAAGGAGGTCGTCGAGGACGCGTTCCGTATCCACGGCGGTTACGGCTTCTCCAAGGAGTACGAGATCGAACGTCTCTACCGGGAGGCCCCGATGTTGCTGATCGGTGAAGGCACCGCCGAAATCCAGAAAATGATCATCGGGCGCCGACTGCTGGAGGAGTACCGAATCCAGGGTTGA
- a CDS encoding phosphatidylserine decarboxylase, giving the protein MPHSQNSAPRDGFPKVRLARGSSPWLLPTVATAAVSLARARRSRSAAIIAGPATALAAGMLWFFRDPEREIAEGRVISPADGVVQSIMPWKDGRTRVAIFMSPLNVHVNRAPLAGTVTSVEHVPGGFVPAFNKESENNERVVWHFDTELGDIELVQIAGTVARRIIPYLPEGTKVEQGDRIGLIRFGSRVDIYLPEGIEVAVEVGQTTTAGVTRIDRA; this is encoded by the coding sequence ATGCCCCACAGCCAGAACTCTGCACCACGCGACGGTTTCCCGAAGGTACGCCTGGCCCGTGGCAGCTCGCCGTGGCTCCTGCCGACCGTTGCCACCGCAGCCGTCAGCCTGGCCCGTGCCCGCCGCTCCCGCAGCGCCGCGATCATCGCCGGGCCCGCCACCGCGCTCGCGGCGGGCATGCTGTGGTTCTTCCGCGACCCCGAGCGCGAGATCGCCGAGGGCCGGGTCATCTCGCCCGCCGACGGCGTGGTGCAGAGCATCATGCCGTGGAAGGACGGGCGCACCCGCGTCGCGATCTTCATGAGCCCGTTGAACGTCCACGTCAACCGCGCTCCGCTGGCCGGCACGGTGACCTCCGTCGAGCACGTCCCCGGCGGCTTCGTTCCGGCGTTCAACAAGGAGAGCGAGAACAACGAGCGCGTTGTCTGGCACTTCGACACGGAGCTGGGCGATATCGAGCTGGTCCAGATCGCGGGTACCGTCGCCCGGCGCATCATCCCCTACCTCCCCGAGGGCACCAAGGTCGAGCAGGGCGACCGCATCGGGCTGATCCGCTTCGGCTCCCGCGTCGACATCTACCTCCCCGAGGGCATCGAGGTCGCGGTCGAAGTCGGGCAGACCACCACCGCGGGGGTGACTCGCATTGACCGTGCTTGA
- a CDS encoding 3-hydroxyacyl-CoA dehydrogenase family protein produces MNPPVSARTVAVVGLGTMGTGIAEVLACAGREVVGIDISETAARRAVTTVEASTARAVERGRLSGDDRRAALARLRTATTLRAAVDADLVIEVVSESYETKQQVFRELDGIVRPDAILATGTNALSVTRLAADSRHPERVVGMHFFNPAPAMKLVEIVSSVLTSPSAVAAVTGLARDLGKEPVAVGDRPGFVADGLLFGYLNRAAAMYESNYASREDIDAAMRLGCGLPMGPLALLDLIGVDTARTVLEAMYADSQDRLHAPAPVLRQLAAAGLTGRKAGRGFYTYAAPGSAEVVPDALTPAPVTAGAVPREVRTVGVAGSGTMASGIAEVFAKAGYDVVLAARSTPKAEAARERVAASLTRSVAKGRTTEAARDAALGRIAPAGTLDALAGADLVLEAVAEDLGVKQKLFAALDRICKPGAVLATTTSSLPVVACARATSRPQDVIGMHFFNPAPAMKLVEVVRTVLTGDDVHATVRALTATIKKHPVDCGDRAGFIVNALLFPYLNNAVKMLEQHYASVDDIDAAIRLGGGYPMGPFELLDVVGLDVSLAIEKVLYEEFREPGLAPAPLLEHLVAAGCLGRKTGRGFREYARR; encoded by the coding sequence ATGAACCCTCCCGTCTCCGCCCGCACCGTGGCCGTCGTCGGCCTCGGCACGATGGGCACCGGTATCGCCGAGGTGCTCGCCTGCGCGGGCCGCGAGGTGGTCGGCATCGACATCAGCGAGACCGCCGCCCGCCGCGCCGTGACCACGGTCGAGGCCTCCACCGCGCGCGCCGTGGAACGCGGGCGGCTCAGCGGGGACGACCGCCGGGCGGCCCTGGCCCGGCTGCGGACCGCGACCACCCTGCGCGCGGCCGTGGACGCGGACCTCGTCATCGAGGTGGTCTCCGAGTCGTACGAGACGAAGCAGCAGGTCTTCCGCGAGCTGGACGGCATCGTCCGGCCGGACGCGATCCTGGCCACCGGCACCAACGCGCTCTCCGTGACCCGGCTCGCCGCCGACTCCCGCCATCCGGAACGCGTCGTGGGCATGCACTTCTTCAACCCGGCCCCGGCGATGAAACTCGTCGAGATCGTCTCCTCGGTCCTGACCTCGCCCTCGGCGGTCGCCGCCGTGACCGGGCTCGCCCGCGATCTGGGCAAGGAGCCCGTCGCAGTCGGCGACCGGCCCGGTTTCGTCGCGGACGGGCTGCTGTTCGGCTATCTGAACCGGGCCGCCGCGATGTACGAGTCGAACTACGCGTCCCGGGAGGACATCGACGCCGCCATGCGCCTGGGGTGCGGGCTGCCGATGGGGCCGCTGGCGCTGCTCGACCTGATCGGCGTCGACACGGCCCGTACCGTGCTGGAGGCCATGTACGCCGACTCCCAGGACCGGCTGCACGCGCCCGCACCGGTGCTGCGGCAGCTCGCCGCGGCGGGGCTGACGGGCCGTAAGGCGGGCCGGGGGTTCTACACCTATGCCGCGCCGGGCTCCGCGGAAGTGGTGCCCGACGCGCTCACCCCGGCACCGGTGACGGCGGGCGCGGTGCCCCGGGAGGTGCGGACGGTCGGGGTGGCCGGGTCCGGGACGATGGCCAGCGGGATCGCGGAGGTGTTCGCCAAGGCGGGCTACGACGTGGTGCTGGCGGCCCGGTCGACCCCCAAGGCCGAGGCGGCCCGGGAACGGGTCGCGGCCTCGCTGACCCGCTCCGTCGCCAAGGGCCGCACGACGGAGGCCGCCCGGGACGCGGCGCTGGGGCGGATCGCGCCCGCCGGGACCCTGGACGCCCTCGCCGGAGCCGATCTGGTGCTGGAGGCCGTCGCCGAGGACCTCGGCGTCAAGCAGAAGCTGTTCGCGGCGCTGGACCGGATCTGCAAACCGGGCGCGGTGCTGGCGACGACGACCTCGTCGCTGCCCGTGGTGGCCTGCGCCAGGGCCACCTCCCGGCCGCAGGACGTCATCGGGATGCACTTCTTCAACCCGGCTCCGGCGATGAAGCTGGTCGAGGTGGTGCGGACCGTCCTGACCGGGGACGACGTCCACGCCACGGTCCGCGCGCTGACCGCCACCATCAAGAAGCACCCGGTGGACTGCGGGGACCGGGCCGGATTCATCGTGAACGCGCTGCTCTTCCCGTATCTGAACAACGCGGTCAAGATGCTGGAGCAGCACTATGCGTCGGTCGACGACATCGACGCGGCGATCCGGCTGGGCGGCGGCTACCCCATGGGCCCCTTCGAACTGCTCGACGTCGTCGGCCTCGATGTGTCACTGGCCATCGAGAAGGTGCTGTACGAGGAGTTCCGCGAGCCCGGACTGGCACCGGCGCCGCTGCTGGAGCATCTGGTCGCGGCGGGCTGTCTGGGACGGAAGACGGGGCGCGGGTTCCGCGAGTACGCCCGCCGGTGA
- a CDS encoding HEAT repeat domain-containing protein, with product MDDYDELRSLARRLRTESGGTPAYERLLVTEDREELADVLTAHERPLWARELAAFRLGRAGDRRAFEALVLLLNHRDAERCVSAAHALYELADPRTPRAAAALATNELRIAYALTPVRLLIRLRAPESAPALITVLRRRLAPGDPYRRIALACVEGLGALGDPRARPVLDAARAHPALAAPASAALARLPPG from the coding sequence ATGGACGACTACGACGAGTTACGGTCGCTGGCCAGGCGGTTGCGGACCGAGTCGGGTGGCACACCGGCGTACGAACGGCTGCTGGTGACGGAGGACCGGGAGGAGCTGGCGGACGTCCTCACCGCGCACGAACGCCCGCTGTGGGCGCGGGAGCTGGCCGCGTTCCGGCTCGGCCGCGCGGGGGACCGGAGGGCGTTCGAGGCGCTGGTCCTGTTGCTGAACCACCGGGACGCCGAACGCTGCGTCTCCGCGGCGCACGCCCTCTACGAGCTGGCCGACCCCCGGACGCCCCGGGCCGCGGCGGCGCTGGCCACCAACGAACTGCGGATCGCCTACGCGCTGACGCCGGTACGGCTCCTGATCCGGCTCCGCGCACCGGAGTCCGCCCCGGCCCTGATCACCGTGCTCCGCCGCCGGCTCGCCCCGGGCGATCCGTACCGGCGGATCGCCCTGGCCTGTGTGGAGGGACTGGGCGCCCTGGGCGATCCGCGGGCCCGTCCGGTCCTGGACGCGGCGCGCGCCCATCCGGCGCTCGCGGCCCCGGCGTCGGCGGCGCTGGCCCGGCTGCCGCCCGGCTGA
- a CDS encoding protein meaA, whose amino-acid sequence MSEAGGPAAAGRQPRRKDRPWLMRTYAGHSTAEASNELYRRNLAKGQTGLSVAFDLPTQTGYDPDHLLARGEVGRVGVPVAHLGDMRRLFREIPLGQMNTSMTINATAMWLLALYQVVAEEQGTDLAALQGTTQNDIVKEYLSRGTHVFPPGPSLRLTTDMIAYTVGRMPKWNPINICSYHLQEAGATPVQEISYAMSTAVAVLDAVFASGQVPDDRRGEVVGRISFFVNAGVRFIEEMCKMRAFGRIWDRITRERYGIEDPRQRRFRYGVQVNSLGLTEAQPENNVQRIVLEMLAVTLSKDARARAVQLPAWNEALGLPRPWDQQWSLRIQQVLAHESDLLEYDDIFAGSRVIEAEVAALEAECLAEIARIEEMGGAMAAVESGYLKAQLVSSHAERRARIEAGEEKIVGVNVFQSTEENPLTADLDGAIMTVDPANEARVVAALHSWREDRNEPRATEALTALKKAAAGTDNLMTTTLECARAGVTTGEWSWALRDVFGEFRAPTGVSGAPLAVTAEPGSPLAAVREKVTRTARELGAGKLRLLVGKPGLDGHSNGAEQIAVRARDAGFEVVYQGIRLTPGQIVSAALAEDVHCVGLSILSGSHAELVPEVLAQLRAAGAAELPVVVGGIIPAADAAALRAAGVAAVFTPKDFGITEIIGRIVDEIRQANQLDPLEVPV is encoded by the coding sequence ATGTCTGAGGCGGGCGGGCCGGCGGCGGCCGGTCGGCAGCCGCGGCGCAAGGACCGGCCCTGGCTGATGCGCACCTATGCCGGGCACTCCACGGCCGAGGCCTCGAACGAGCTGTACCGGCGCAATCTCGCCAAGGGGCAGACGGGCCTGTCGGTCGCCTTCGACCTGCCGACGCAGACGGGGTACGACCCCGATCATCTGCTGGCCCGCGGCGAGGTCGGCCGGGTCGGGGTGCCCGTCGCCCATCTCGGCGATATGCGGAGGCTGTTCCGGGAGATCCCGCTGGGGCAGATGAACACGTCGATGACGATCAACGCCACCGCGATGTGGCTGCTGGCGCTCTACCAGGTCGTCGCCGAGGAACAGGGCACGGATCTCGCCGCCCTCCAGGGCACCACCCAGAACGACATCGTGAAGGAGTACCTGTCGCGCGGGACGCACGTCTTCCCGCCCGGCCCTTCGCTGCGGCTGACGACCGACATGATCGCGTACACGGTCGGCCGGATGCCCAAGTGGAATCCGATCAACATCTGCAGCTACCACCTCCAGGAGGCCGGTGCCACCCCGGTCCAGGAGATCAGCTACGCGATGTCGACGGCGGTCGCCGTACTGGACGCGGTCTTCGCCTCCGGACAGGTGCCCGACGACCGCAGGGGCGAGGTGGTGGGCCGGATCTCCTTCTTCGTGAACGCGGGCGTCCGGTTCATCGAGGAGATGTGCAAGATGCGGGCCTTCGGCCGGATCTGGGACCGGATCACCCGGGAGCGGTACGGAATCGAGGACCCCCGGCAGCGCCGGTTCCGCTACGGCGTCCAGGTCAACTCGCTGGGGCTGACCGAGGCACAGCCGGAGAACAACGTCCAGCGGATCGTGCTGGAGATGCTGGCGGTGACGCTCTCCAAGGACGCCCGGGCCCGGGCCGTACAGCTTCCGGCGTGGAACGAGGCGCTCGGGCTGCCCCGGCCGTGGGACCAGCAGTGGTCGCTCCGTATCCAGCAGGTCCTGGCGCACGAGTCGGATCTGCTGGAGTACGACGATATCTTCGCGGGCTCCCGGGTGATCGAGGCCGAGGTCGCCGCGCTGGAGGCGGAGTGCCTGGCCGAGATCGCCCGGATCGAGGAGATGGGCGGGGCGATGGCTGCCGTGGAGTCGGGCTATCTGAAGGCGCAGCTGGTCTCCTCGCACGCCGAGCGGCGGGCCCGGATCGAGGCCGGCGAGGAGAAGATCGTCGGGGTCAACGTCTTCCAAAGCACCGAGGAGAATCCGCTGACCGCCGATCTGGACGGCGCGATCATGACGGTCGATCCGGCGAACGAGGCCCGGGTGGTCGCCGCCCTGCACTCCTGGCGCGAGGATCGGAACGAACCCCGCGCCACCGAGGCGCTGACCGCGCTGAAGAAGGCGGCGGCGGGTACGGACAATCTGATGACCACCACGCTGGAGTGCGCCCGCGCGGGCGTCACCACCGGCGAGTGGAGCTGGGCGCTGCGGGACGTCTTCGGCGAGTTCCGGGCGCCGACGGGGGTGTCGGGCGCGCCGCTCGCGGTGACCGCCGAACCGGGGAGCCCGCTGGCGGCGGTCCGGGAGAAGGTGACCCGTACCGCGCGGGAGCTGGGGGCCGGGAAGCTGCGGCTGCTGGTGGGCAAGCCGGGGCTCGACGGGCATTCCAACGGTGCCGAGCAGATCGCCGTACGGGCCAGGGACGCCGGGTTCGAGGTGGTCTACCAGGGCATCCGGCTGACCCCGGGGCAGATCGTGTCGGCGGCGCTCGCGGAGGACGTGCACTGTGTGGGCCTGTCGATCCTCTCCGGATCGCATGCCGAGCTGGTGCCCGAGGTACTGGCGCAGCTCCGCGCGGCCGGTGCGGCCGAGCTGCCGGTGGTGGTCGGCGGGATCATTCCGGCCGCGGACGCAGCCGCGCTCCGGGCGGCCGGGGTGGCCGCCGTCTTCACCCCGAAGGACTTCGGTATCACGGAGATCATCGGCCGTATCGTCGACGAGATCCGGCAAGCGAACCAGCTCGACCCCCTGGAGGTCCCCGTATGA